A region of Moorena producens PAL-8-15-08-1 DNA encodes the following proteins:
- a CDS encoding MBOAT family O-acyltransferase yields the protein MFVTFFPQLIAGSIVHHKEVMPQFANKSIYRFNPEYLAVGVTIFSIGLIKKVLIADTAALYATPVINAGASGELLTFYDAWSGALFYTFQLYFDFSGYSEMAIGAARMFGIKLPLNFNSPYKAVNISDFWRRWHITLSNFLRDYLYIPLGGNRKGELRRNLNLIITMVLGGLWHGAGWTFVLWGGLHGVYLCINHQWRSFRKFLGHDLKKSNWLSSTLSCFITFIAVVFGWVLFRADNLDSASVILQTMLGVNGISLSESVVESQKKLLIILFLFIWLIPNSQQWMEQYKPALNIPVVKTYSSWRSQLWKKLQWQFNQPFGLILGIVLFIVIKIILTAPDSEFLYFNF from the coding sequence CTGTTTGTCACCTTTTTTCCGCAATTAATTGCCGGATCAATTGTCCATCACAAAGAGGTAATGCCTCAGTTTGCCAATAAATCGATTTATCGGTTTAACCCTGAATATCTGGCGGTGGGGGTAACTATTTTCTCCATAGGGTTAATCAAAAAAGTCTTGATTGCTGACACAGCTGCTCTTTATGCTACTCCAGTCATTAATGCTGGTGCTTCAGGAGAATTACTCACCTTTTATGATGCTTGGAGTGGTGCGTTATTTTACACGTTCCAACTTTACTTCGATTTTTCCGGCTACTCTGAGATGGCTATCGGTGCAGCACGGATGTTTGGTATTAAGCTACCACTGAACTTTAACTCTCCTTACAAAGCAGTAAACATCAGTGACTTTTGGCGTAGATGGCATATTACCCTTTCTAACTTTCTGCGGGATTATCTCTATATTCCTCTCGGTGGTAATCGCAAAGGCGAATTACGACGCAATCTCAATTTAATAATTACCATGGTGCTAGGTGGTCTTTGGCATGGTGCTGGGTGGACTTTCGTCTTGTGGGGAGGGTTACACGGAGTTTATTTATGTATCAATCATCAATGGCGATCTTTTCGTAAATTCCTAGGACATGATTTGAAAAAGAGTAACTGGTTGAGTAGCACTCTTAGTTGTTTTATTACTTTTATTGCTGTCGTATTCGGATGGGTTTTATTTCGTGCAGATAATCTTGATAGTGCAAGTGTAATCTTACAAACAATGCTCGGTGTAAATGGGATATCTTTGTCAGAATCAGTTGTGGAATCACAAAAAAAATTACTGATAATTTTGTTCCTATTTATCTGGCTAATACCCAATTCTCAACAATGGATGGAACAGTATAAGCCAGCCTTGAATATACCTGTAGTAAAAACTTATTCAAGTTGGCGCAGTCAACTGTGGAAAAAGTTGCAGTGGCAATTTAATCAACCCTTTGGGCTTATTCTGGGAATAGTTTTATTTATTGTTATAAAAATTATTTTAACAGCACCTGACAGTGAATTTTTGTACTTTAATTTTTAA
- a CDS encoding DUF362 domain-containing protein, giving the protein MQTVSLIHADSYNRQLLRASLERLLEPLGGMSAFVKKGNSVLLKPNLLTAGRPGKECITRPEIVYCVAQLVKEAGGKPFFGDSPAFGSARGVAKANGYLPMMAELDIPIVEFHGKGYETASETFNHLRLSKEAMNADVVINLPKVKSHMQLTLTMGVKNLFGCVPGKMKAWWHMEAGKDETRFGEMLVETARAINPQLTIIDGIIGQEGNGPIGGEPRHLGILGASDDVFALDRSIVEILNVEPDLVPTLAAQKRLGLLPDLAEIDFPYQRPLEIQVRDWKLPDTMKPIDFGMPRVIKSTFKHLYIRLIKEPINAYGKS; this is encoded by the coding sequence ATGCAAACTGTTAGTTTAATTCATGCTGATTCCTATAATAGACAACTCTTACGAGCTTCCTTGGAAAGGCTGCTAGAACCTTTGGGAGGGATGAGTGCTTTTGTTAAGAAAGGTAATTCGGTTCTGCTTAAACCTAATTTACTTACTGCTGGTCGTCCTGGTAAAGAATGTATCACTCGCCCTGAAATTGTTTACTGCGTCGCTCAACTAGTCAAAGAAGCTGGGGGTAAACCCTTTTTCGGAGATAGCCCAGCCTTTGGGAGTGCTAGGGGTGTGGCTAAGGCAAACGGCTATCTGCCAATGATGGCAGAACTTGATATCCCTATTGTCGAATTCCACGGCAAGGGTTATGAAACTGCTAGCGAAACCTTTAATCATCTGCGTTTGTCTAAAGAGGCCATGAATGCCGATGTGGTGATTAACCTACCGAAGGTAAAATCCCACATGCAGTTGACCCTGACCATGGGGGTAAAGAATTTATTCGGCTGTGTTCCCGGAAAAATGAAAGCCTGGTGGCATATGGAAGCAGGTAAGGATGAGACTCGCTTTGGGGAAATGCTGGTGGAAACAGCACGGGCGATTAATCCGCAGTTGACTATCATTGATGGCATTATTGGTCAGGAAGGGAATGGTCCGATTGGTGGTGAACCCAGACATTTAGGGATCTTAGGAGCATCAGACGATGTCTTTGCTCTCGACCGCTCAATAGTGGAAATTCTAAATGTTGAACCAGACCTGGTTCCTACCCTGGCAGCTCAAAAACGCCTGGGGTTGTTGCCAGACTTAGCAGAGATTGACTTTCCTTACCAACGACCTCTAGAAATCCAAGTGAGGGATTGGAAACTACCTGATACTATGAAACCGATTGATTTTGGTATGCCTCGAGTAATTAAGTCTACGTTTAAGCATTTATATATCCGGCTTATCAAAGAACCAATTAATGCTTATGGTAAAAGCTAG
- a CDS encoding DUF6391 domain-containing protein, translated as MSNSASVLDAVAYGGNPQDRAASLNTSNFWDFDFTAPQPTQDTDLLRQLNFVPGLKEMLMVRQVHALEHATVWVLSQRYGASGAGASRITPPSDNNSIGGLSTDQGFYLYGQVNLADLRRAVPTALERLTRGEWDMAIHPRCGTNLSVAVFLGAGLGLAVHLLLPRGPIEQLLGLGFAAVAATQLTPDLGNLAQRYLTTAIPFNLAIVDIRETSDIWGRPAHFVQMRWID; from the coding sequence ATGAGTAATTCTGCTTCCGTTCTTGATGCAGTCGCTTATGGGGGAAACCCCCAAGACCGCGCTGCATCGCTAAACACCAGTAACTTTTGGGACTTTGATTTTACAGCCCCTCAACCGACCCAGGATACAGATTTGCTGAGGCAACTGAATTTCGTTCCAGGGTTAAAAGAGATGCTCATGGTGCGTCAGGTTCATGCTCTCGAACACGCTACTGTATGGGTTCTAAGTCAGCGCTATGGTGCTAGTGGTGCTGGTGCAAGCCGTATCACTCCTCCATCAGATAATAATTCTATAGGAGGACTATCAACTGACCAAGGATTTTATCTCTATGGTCAGGTAAATTTGGCTGACTTGAGACGAGCAGTACCCACTGCCCTAGAGCGACTGACTCGGGGAGAATGGGATATGGCTATCCACCCCCGGTGCGGCACGAATCTCTCAGTAGCAGTGTTTTTAGGTGCTGGACTGGGGTTGGCAGTTCATCTGTTACTGCCGCGAGGACCGATTGAACAACTCTTGGGTCTTGGCTTTGCAGCGGTAGCTGCTACTCAACTAACACCTGATTTGGGTAACTTAGCACAACGGTACTTAACTACTGCCATTCCTTTTAACCTGGCGATTGTAGACATTAGGGAAACATCTGATATCTGGGGACGTCCAGCCCATTTTGTCCAGATGCGATGGATTGACTAA
- a CDS encoding Coenzyme F420 hydrogenase/dehydrogenase, beta subunit C-terminal domain — MTSVTPQPAKHKKARALKPSSRRPAKELCSECGLCDTYYIHYVKEACAFLNQQIADLETKAHGRSRNLDHPDDWYFGVNQKMITAKKINPIEGAQWTGIVSTIAMEMLKQGKVEGVVCVQNTKEDRFQPMPIIARTPEEVLAARVNKPTLSPNLSVLEQVEQSGMKRLLVIGVGCQIQALRSVQNELGLEKLYVLGTPCVDNVNREGLQKFLETTSRSPETVVHYEFMQDFRIHFKHEDGSIEKVPFFGLKTNQLKDVFASSCMSCFDYVNSLADLVVGYMGAPFGWQWILVRNDIGQELLDLVQDQLETQPVMSKGDRKQAVQQSIPAYDKGVTLPMWAAKMMGVVIEKIGPKGLEYARFSIDSHFTRNYLYLKRNHPEKLEAHVPEYAKRIVEQYKLPD, encoded by the coding sequence ATGACTTCAGTGACACCTCAACCTGCCAAACATAAAAAAGCGAGAGCCTTAAAACCAAGTAGCCGACGCCCTGCCAAGGAACTGTGTAGCGAGTGCGGGCTTTGTGATACATACTATATCCATTATGTCAAGGAAGCTTGTGCATTCTTAAACCAGCAAATAGCTGACTTGGAAACAAAAGCCCATGGACGTAGCCGCAATCTAGATCATCCAGATGATTGGTACTTTGGTGTTAACCAAAAAATGATCACGGCTAAGAAGATTAACCCCATAGAAGGGGCGCAGTGGACAGGAATTGTCAGTACCATTGCCATGGAAATGCTCAAGCAGGGTAAAGTTGAAGGTGTAGTCTGTGTCCAAAACACTAAAGAAGACCGTTTTCAGCCGATGCCGATCATTGCTCGTACCCCAGAGGAGGTGTTAGCAGCACGGGTGAATAAGCCTACCTTGTCTCCTAACCTCTCTGTGTTAGAGCAAGTGGAACAATCAGGGATGAAGCGATTATTAGTAATTGGTGTTGGCTGCCAAATCCAAGCATTGCGATCAGTGCAAAACGAACTCGGTTTAGAAAAACTCTATGTTTTAGGTACGCCCTGTGTCGATAATGTCAACCGTGAGGGGTTGCAAAAATTTCTAGAAACCACCAGCCGTTCACCAGAAACAGTGGTACATTACGAGTTTATGCAGGATTTCCGGATTCACTTTAAACATGAGGATGGCTCGATTGAGAAAGTACCGTTCTTTGGCTTAAAGACTAATCAACTCAAAGATGTGTTTGCCTCCTCTTGCATGAGTTGTTTTGACTATGTAAACTCCCTAGCGGATTTAGTGGTAGGTTACATGGGAGCTCCCTTTGGTTGGCAGTGGATTCTGGTTCGTAATGACATTGGGCAAGAATTGTTGGATTTGGTGCAAGACCAGTTGGAAACTCAACCAGTCATGTCAAAAGGCGATCGCAAACAGGCAGTGCAACAGAGTATTCCTGCCTATGACAAGGGAGTTACGTTACCGATGTGGGCAGCAAAAATGATGGGAGTGGTGATTGAAAAAATAGGTCCGAAAGGATTGGAGTATGCTCGTTTTTCCATTGACTCCCACTTCACCCGCAACTATTTATATTTAAAGCGCAATCATCCAGAAAAGTTAGAGGCACATGTGCCAGAGTATGCCAAGCGGATTGTAGAACAGTACAAGTTGCCAGACTAA
- a CDS encoding NfeD family protein has translation MIKVQAPDSILFPQPGVGKVERTITPTKPGRVKFKATYWPARLCDHDSQVTLMPDDQVTVVGRHGITLLVVPAGYISPGNSPDGEPEVEEPSQSQSLGWTQKLSSVFSKLGR, from the coding sequence ATGATTAAAGTACAGGCTCCTGATTCCATCCTATTTCCACAACCAGGCGTTGGCAAAGTAGAACGTACCATTACCCCGACCAAGCCTGGGCGAGTCAAATTTAAAGCCACATACTGGCCCGCCCGCTTATGTGATCATGATTCCCAAGTTACCCTTATGCCTGATGACCAAGTGACCGTGGTGGGCCGACACGGGATTACGTTGTTGGTGGTTCCTGCAGGCTATATTTCCCCTGGCAATTCACCAGATGGTGAACCGGAAGTTGAAGAACCTAGTCAATCCCAGAGCTTGGGATGGACTCAGAAACTGAGCTCAGTCTTTTCAAAACTGGGTCGCTAG
- a CDS encoding Uma2 family endonuclease — protein MSELALSKTIESMAVAAPPTQADLPCDDDIPMETARHKAQMDLLIYTLSPWLDNRSDGYVGGNMFVYYSVAQLKNKDYKGPDFFVALDVPKGERRSWVIWEEEKAPDVIIELLSASTVERDKNEKKQIYQNQMRVPEYFWFDPFNPDDWAGFHLHNRVYQPIEPNEQNQLVSQALGLSLVRWHGDYNGIEATWLRWANLDGELLPTSEEKAEQERQRADQQQQRAEQQQQRAEQQQQRAEQAESQLQQVAQNLLGQGMTVEQVANLTGLSQSQVAEFGN, from the coding sequence ATGTCAGAGCTTGCACTCTCTAAAACTATAGAGTCAATGGCAGTGGCAGCGCCACCCACTCAGGCCGACCTTCCCTGTGACGATGATATACCAATGGAAACCGCACGGCACAAAGCCCAAATGGATCTGCTCATTTATACCCTATCGCCTTGGCTAGACAATAGGTCAGATGGCTATGTCGGTGGCAATATGTTTGTTTACTACAGCGTTGCCCAACTCAAAAATAAGGACTATAAAGGACCAGATTTCTTTGTTGCTCTAGATGTACCCAAGGGAGAGCGTCGAAGCTGGGTGATTTGGGAGGAGGAAAAGGCTCCTGACGTGATTATCGAACTTTTGTCGGCAAGCACTGTTGAGCGTGACAAAAACGAGAAAAAGCAGATTTATCAAAATCAGATGCGTGTGCCAGAGTATTTCTGGTTTGATCCTTTCAATCCAGATGATTGGGCTGGATTTCATCTCCACAATAGAGTTTACCAACCGATAGAACCTAATGAGCAAAACCAACTGGTATCTCAGGCATTAGGTTTGAGCTTGGTGCGTTGGCATGGTGATTATAACGGCATCGAGGCAACTTGGTTACGCTGGGCAAATTTGGATGGGGAGTTACTGCCCACTTCTGAGGAAAAAGCTGAGCAAGAACGACAAAGAGCTGATCAACAACAACAAAGAGCCGAGCAACAACAACAAAGAGCCGAGCAACAACAACAAAGAGCCGAGCAAGCGGAGTCTCAGTTGCAGCAGGTGGCGCAGAACTTGTTAGGGCAAGGGATGACGGTGGAGCAGGTGGCCAATCTAACCGGTCTGTCTCAATCTCAGGTGGCAGAATTTGGTAACTAA